In a single window of the Leptospira sanjuanensis genome:
- a CDS encoding argininosuccinate synthase, with protein MAQSKPVKKIVLAYSGGLDTSVILTWLKETYGCEVIAFTADVGQKEELSGLEEKGIKTGASKVYIQDLRLEFARDFIFPAIQGNALYEMRYLLGTSLARPLIAKAMVEVAEKEGADAFAHGATGKGNDQVRFELGVKSLAPEKTIIAPWRIWNFGGRSDLIEYAKSKGIPVPVTAEKPYSMDRNLMHISYEGGILEDPYREPNENMFLLTTSPEKAPDAPEYLELDFQEGNCVAVNGQKMNPLEVMDTLNTLAGKHGVGRVDIVENRLVGIKSRGVYETPGGTVLFVAHRDLESITIDRDTQHHKDKLSIEFAELIYNGHWFSSRMKAVRAFIAETQRYVTGTVKVKLYKGTCSVVGRKSSVSLYNPEMATFEKEELYNQKDAEGFINIYGLPAQETARLRKK; from the coding sequence ATGGCGCAAAGCAAACCTGTTAAGAAAATCGTCCTCGCGTATTCCGGTGGATTGGATACGTCCGTAATTCTCACCTGGCTGAAAGAAACATACGGTTGCGAAGTGATCGCTTTTACCGCAGACGTAGGCCAAAAAGAAGAACTTTCCGGTCTGGAAGAAAAAGGAATCAAAACCGGAGCTTCCAAAGTTTATATCCAAGATCTCCGTTTGGAATTTGCGCGCGACTTTATCTTCCCCGCGATTCAAGGAAACGCACTTTATGAAATGCGTTATCTTCTCGGGACGTCTTTAGCAAGACCTCTGATCGCAAAAGCGATGGTGGAAGTCGCCGAAAAAGAAGGCGCGGACGCCTTCGCACACGGAGCGACCGGAAAAGGAAACGATCAGGTTCGTTTCGAACTCGGAGTTAAGTCTCTCGCTCCCGAAAAAACGATCATCGCTCCCTGGAGAATCTGGAATTTCGGCGGTCGATCCGATCTGATCGAATACGCGAAGTCGAAGGGAATTCCCGTTCCGGTCACCGCGGAAAAACCGTATTCCATGGACCGCAATCTCATGCACATCTCTTATGAAGGCGGAATATTAGAAGATCCTTATAGAGAGCCGAACGAGAACATGTTTCTCCTAACGACTTCTCCCGAAAAAGCGCCGGACGCTCCCGAATATCTGGAACTCGATTTTCAGGAAGGAAACTGCGTCGCGGTCAACGGGCAAAAGATGAATCCTCTCGAAGTGATGGATACGCTCAACACGCTCGCAGGCAAACACGGAGTGGGAAGAGTGGACATCGTGGAAAATCGCCTCGTCGGAATCAAGTCCAGGGGAGTTTACGAAACTCCGGGCGGAACCGTGTTATTTGTAGCACACAGAGATTTGGAATCGATTACGATCGATCGGGACACGCAGCATCATAAGGATAAATTGTCCATCGAGTTCGCGGAACTGATCTACAACGGTCATTGGTTCTCCTCAAGAATGAAGGCGGTCCGCGCGTTTATCGCTGAAACCCAGAGATACGTAACCGGAACCGTAAAAGTAAAACTCTACAAAGGAACCTGTTCCGTTGTGGGAAGAAAATCCTCCGTTTCCCTCTACAACCCGGAAATGGCGACCTTTGAAAAAGAGGAATTGTACAATCAGAAAGACGCGGAAGGATTCATCAACATCTACGGATTACCCGCTCAAGAAACGGCTAGGCTACGCAAAAAATGA
- a CDS encoding ferredoxin, giving the protein MADKNDKVKQNAPGKYYIDNSCVPCNDCLEEAPMLLKYTDDESKVYFHRQPANPEEEIAAKKAMEICPVEALGNDGE; this is encoded by the coding sequence ATGGCCGATAAAAACGATAAAGTCAAACAGAACGCACCCGGTAAATATTATATCGATAATAGCTGCGTTCCTTGTAACGACTGTTTGGAAGAAGCGCCGATGCTTCTCAAATATACCGACGACGAATCCAAGGTTTATTTTCACAGACAACCCGCGAATCCGGAAGAAGAAATCGCTGCAAAGAAGGCGATGGAAATCTGTCCCGTGGAAGCGCTAGGAAACGACGGGGAATAA
- a CDS encoding FAD-dependent oxidoreductase, whose translation MSGRVYEWKNLGDSRTVKADVVIVGTGCGGATLAYELSKNGKKVVLIEEGGYYHTGTFDNHELNMAGKVSAERNMATDATGTINLVYGKNVGGASVHYWADSYRTPDDRLNLWKEQYGVHAHSPEDLNPYWKELDETLNVHPAKEEYHNKMNQLVRKACKSLGWEGNPVPQARKNCQKSGHCMQGCMYGAKQSQLVTHIPRAMALGADVYADCKATRLELKGNTVEYLEAVMIDRPSGKESGITLKFEAPIFAIAAGGFGSSTFLLRNGWKKKLPALGEHLAINPSPFVHAFYDEPIVQWRNIPSAFGVEEFRLARFRKDGSYIEGGFLIMANQLQPGSLAALIPGFGTEHREIMKRLPQLGGTIGWIDDVPSELGNISVSSSGKRTVTYNFGKLTKEFLKDCIRKQVQLNFRAGAKWILLPDLKRTKLLSEKEIDKVDQLELSPASMMMAAPHPAGGCRMGQDPSRSVVDWKHKVHGLKNLYVSDSSVFPTGVSVDPSYTIMAFSKQAAKFILEN comes from the coding sequence ATGAGCGGCCGAGTTTACGAATGGAAAAACCTCGGAGATTCGAGAACCGTAAAGGCGGACGTTGTCATCGTCGGAACGGGGTGCGGAGGAGCTACGCTCGCATACGAACTTTCCAAAAACGGAAAGAAGGTCGTCCTCATCGAAGAAGGCGGTTACTATCACACCGGCACATTCGATAATCATGAACTCAATATGGCCGGAAAAGTTTCCGCCGAAAGAAACATGGCAACGGATGCGACCGGAACCATCAATCTCGTCTATGGAAAAAACGTAGGCGGCGCCTCCGTTCATTATTGGGCCGATAGTTATAGAACGCCCGATGATCGACTCAATCTTTGGAAAGAACAATACGGAGTTCACGCTCATTCTCCGGAGGATCTGAATCCGTATTGGAAAGAATTGGATGAAACCTTAAACGTTCACCCCGCCAAAGAAGAATATCATAATAAGATGAATCAGCTTGTGAGAAAGGCCTGCAAGTCCCTCGGTTGGGAAGGGAATCCGGTTCCTCAAGCAAGAAAGAACTGTCAAAAGTCCGGGCATTGTATGCAAGGATGTATGTACGGAGCGAAACAAAGTCAATTGGTGACGCATATTCCGAGAGCGATGGCTTTGGGAGCGGATGTCTATGCGGATTGTAAAGCGACACGATTGGAACTCAAAGGGAACACGGTGGAATATCTGGAAGCGGTGATGATCGATCGCCCATCAGGAAAAGAATCGGGAATAACTTTAAAATTCGAGGCTCCGATCTTCGCGATCGCCGCCGGAGGATTCGGAAGTTCCACATTCTTACTTAGAAACGGATGGAAGAAAAAACTTCCCGCACTCGGTGAACATCTTGCGATTAACCCTTCTCCCTTTGTTCATGCGTTTTATGACGAACCCATCGTTCAATGGAGAAACATTCCTTCCGCGTTCGGAGTGGAAGAATTTCGTTTAGCCCGGTTTCGAAAAGACGGGAGTTATATCGAAGGCGGATTTTTGATTATGGCAAATCAGCTTCAACCCGGAAGCCTTGCCGCTTTGATTCCCGGATTCGGAACGGAACACAGAGAAATTATGAAACGACTTCCGCAACTGGGAGGAACGATCGGTTGGATCGACGACGTTCCTTCGGAACTTGGAAACATATCCGTAAGTTCTTCCGGAAAACGTACGGTCACGTATAACTTCGGAAAACTTACGAAAGAATTCCTTAAGGATTGCATTCGAAAACAAGTTCAGTTGAATTTTCGAGCGGGAGCGAAGTGGATTCTATTACCGGATCTTAAACGAACAAAACTTCTTTCCGAAAAAGAAATCGATAAAGTAGATCAACTCGAATTAAGTCCCGCTTCCATGATGATGGCCGCTCCTCATCCGGCCGGCGGATGCAGAATGGGTCAGGATCCGTCGCGTTCCGTCGTAGACTGGAAACATAAGGTTCACGGATTGAAGAATCTTTACGTTTCCGACTCAAGCGTGTTTCCGACGGGAGTTTCGGTGGACCCAAGTTACACGATAATGGCTTTCAGCAAACAAGCTGCGAAATTCATTCTCGAAAATTAA
- a CDS encoding DUF2905 domain-containing protein, whose amino-acid sequence MESFAKPFLVLGALFLFLGLLFLYGSKISIFEFLGKLPGDIRIERENFKFYFPFTTSILISVLISLILFLIQKFKSGSP is encoded by the coding sequence ATGGAAAGTTTCGCGAAACCGTTCCTCGTTTTAGGCGCTTTGTTCTTATTTCTGGGTTTACTATTTCTGTACGGAAGTAAGATTTCTATTTTTGAGTTTTTGGGAAAATTACCGGGAGATATCCGAATCGAACGGGAAAATTTTAAGTTCTACTTTCCTTTCACTACGTCCATCTTGATCAGTGTTCTGATTTCCTTGATTCTATTTCTGATCCAAAAGTTCAAAAGCGGTTCCCCATGA
- a CDS encoding nucleoside-diphosphate kinase, which produces MSRTFIMIKPDGVKNKHVGNILARIEKEGFKILGLKYLKLSLEDAKQFYKVHAARPFYNDLCNYMSSGPIVAAALERDNAVLHWREVIGATDPKEAAAGTIRALYAESKEANAVHGSDSDDNAALEISFFFKGNELF; this is translated from the coding sequence ATGTCCAGAACGTTCATCATGATCAAACCCGACGGAGTAAAAAACAAACACGTCGGAAACATTCTCGCGAGAATCGAAAAAGAAGGATTCAAGATCCTCGGTTTAAAATACCTGAAACTTTCTCTCGAAGACGCGAAACAATTCTATAAAGTGCATGCGGCCCGTCCGTTTTACAACGACCTTTGCAACTATATGTCTTCCGGACCGATCGTAGCGGCGGCTCTTGAAAGAGACAACGCGGTTCTTCATTGGAGAGAAGTGATCGGAGCGACCGATCCGAAAGAAGCGGCTGCGGGAACGATTCGCGCTCTTTATGCGGAAAGCAAAGAAGCGAACGCGGTCCACGGTTCCGATTCGGACGATAACGCGGCTTTGGAAATTTCTTTCTTCTTCAAAGGGAACGAATTGTTCTAA
- a CDS encoding response regulator, translating to MNFWLIDDDSIYIMIAKRFLEKDGRASKLRDFQDGEVALQELQTLSSDREELPDAILLDINMPFMDGWQFLDEFKKIQGDLAKKITIFMVSSSVDERDIVKANSFPEVKGYLSKPLTQDHIQKLYSDLA from the coding sequence ATGAACTTCTGGTTGATCGATGATGATTCCATCTATATCATGATTGCAAAGCGATTCCTGGAAAAAGACGGCAGAGCCTCCAAGCTGCGTGATTTTCAAGACGGGGAAGTCGCCCTTCAAGAACTTCAAACGTTGAGTTCCGATCGGGAAGAACTGCCCGACGCGATTCTGTTGGATATCAACATGCCGTTTATGGACGGTTGGCAGTTTTTAGACGAATTCAAAAAAATTCAAGGCGACCTCGCGAAAAAAATCACGATCTTTATGGTCAGTTCCTCCGTGGATGAAAGGGATATCGTAAAGGCGAATTCTTTTCCGGAAGTAAAAGGTTATCTTTCCAAACCCCTCACTCAGGATCATATTCAAAAACTCTACAGCGATTTGGCGTAA
- a CDS encoding NADP-dependent isocitrate dehydrogenase, with translation MSEKTKIAIAHGDGIGPEIMDATLKILNAAGAKIDPIEIEIGEKVYKEGHSSGIKPPAWDVLRQTKVFLKAPITTPQGGGYKSLNVTVRTTLGLFANVRPCFSLYPYVETKHPSLDIVIIRENEEDLYTGIEHRQTNDTVQCLKLISRPGSEKIIRYAFEYARAYGRKKVTAMVKDNIMKQTDGLFHDIFKEVAKEYPELEANSQIIDIGAANLADRPQNFDVVVTLNLYGDIISDIVAQIAGSVGMAGSSNIGEIVSMFEAIHGSAPDIAGKNLANPSGLLNAAVMMLVHIGQPDIAAKINNAWLLTIEEGIHTGDIFKPGVSRIKVGTKEFAEAVIGNLGHLPEKFKPVSFGKAKKITIPEYKRTIQKKDLVGVDIFLDWIGNDPEELGKKLKDQSDDLTLKIITNRGVKVYPDGQPETFLIDHWRCRFVSKEALIKQEDPSYHPISHKQVAELLLKLDAAGFDTVKTENLYYFDGKRAFSLGQGE, from the coding sequence ATGTCCGAAAAAACCAAAATCGCAATCGCACACGGAGACGGAATCGGTCCTGAAATCATGGACGCCACTCTCAAAATTCTCAACGCGGCCGGAGCCAAAATCGATCCGATCGAAATCGAGATCGGCGAAAAAGTATATAAGGAAGGACATTCTTCCGGAATCAAACCGCCAGCTTGGGACGTTCTCAGACAAACGAAAGTATTCTTAAAAGCGCCGATCACCACTCCTCAAGGAGGCGGTTACAAAAGTTTAAACGTGACGGTTCGAACCACATTGGGTTTGTTCGCCAACGTTAGACCCTGCTTCTCCCTATATCCGTACGTCGAAACGAAACATCCCTCTCTCGACATCGTAATCATACGTGAAAACGAAGAAGATCTTTATACGGGAATCGAACACAGACAAACGAACGATACGGTTCAATGTCTTAAACTCATTTCGCGTCCAGGTTCCGAAAAAATCATCCGTTACGCGTTCGAATACGCACGCGCCTACGGCCGCAAAAAAGTGACCGCGATGGTAAAAGACAATATCATGAAACAGACGGACGGTTTGTTCCACGATATCTTTAAAGAAGTCGCGAAAGAATATCCGGAACTCGAAGCGAATTCTCAGATCATCGACATCGGCGCGGCCAATCTTGCGGACAGACCGCAGAACTTCGACGTGGTAGTAACGTTAAACCTCTACGGAGATATCATCTCCGACATTGTAGCGCAAATCGCCGGCTCCGTCGGAATGGCCGGATCCTCCAATATCGGAGAGATCGTTTCGATGTTCGAAGCGATCCACGGTTCCGCGCCCGACATCGCAGGAAAAAATCTCGCAAATCCGTCCGGGCTTTTGAATGCGGCAGTGATGATGCTCGTCCATATCGGACAACCTGACATCGCAGCCAAAATCAACAACGCATGGCTTTTGACGATCGAAGAAGGAATTCATACGGGCGATATTTTCAAACCCGGAGTCAGCCGAATCAAAGTCGGAACCAAAGAATTCGCGGAAGCGGTAATCGGAAATCTCGGACATCTTCCCGAAAAATTCAAACCGGTTTCCTTCGGAAAAGCGAAGAAAATTACGATTCCTGAATATAAGAGAACGATTCAAAAGAAGGATCTCGTCGGAGTCGATATCTTCCTGGATTGGATCGGAAACGATCCGGAGGAACTCGGCAAAAAACTCAAGGATCAATCCGACGATCTGACGTTGAAAATCATCACCAATCGCGGAGTGAAGGTTTATCCGGACGGTCAGCCGGAAACGTTTTTGATCGATCACTGGAGATGCAGATTCGTAAGCAAGGAAGCATTGATCAAACAGGAAGATCCTTCCTATCATCCGATCTCTCACAAACAAGTCGCCGAACTTCTTTTGAAACTCGACGCGGCGGGTTTCGATACCGTAAAAACCGAAAACCTCTATTACTTCGACGGTAAACGAGCCTTCTCCTTAGGCCAAGGAGAATGA
- a CDS encoding PAS domain-containing sensor histidine kinase, producing the protein MNDFDIQSADMYKFIVEKSPELICIHEPDGVYRYVSPSVTSMLGYQPAELIGKNPYDYFNPLDRERILKNSHEPVRQGDSIGMVEYQFLKKDGKYVWLQTIAKPIYDDQGEVTALLTTSREYQGLNTIPDETEKKQALDDIRLSEEKFFNAFYYSGVGMALVSLEGKWLEVNPSLLEIIGYSREEILKLTFQDITHPDDLMADLSLLQETLDGKRDTYRMEKRYFHKNGSTIWVLLIVSLVRDVQKKPMFFISQIQDITDRKNMLSALIEKNETLQALSNHLTERNSQLEEFNQIVSHNLRAPIGNIFTLSTMLREKDGTDKDELLESLETSAKDLMVTLNDIVEVIKIRKNRNIDKQLVAFKDAFGKVQSLLSAQIKEMDATISADFSTAPEILYPRVYLESILLNLLSNSLKYSDPSRKSEISFVSFVEEKKVFLVARDNGLGIDLKKYGHQIFKMNKTFHREKEGQGIGLFMTKNQIESLGGEITVESSPGKGTTFIINFNKYNDFEQR; encoded by the coding sequence TTGAACGACTTTGATATTCAATCGGCCGATATGTATAAATTTATCGTCGAGAAAAGTCCCGAGTTGATTTGTATCCACGAACCAGACGGGGTCTATCGATACGTAAGTCCTTCCGTAACATCGATGTTAGGTTATCAACCCGCGGAACTCATCGGAAAAAATCCGTACGATTATTTTAATCCTTTAGATCGGGAGAGAATCTTAAAAAATTCTCATGAACCGGTGCGTCAAGGCGATTCGATCGGAATGGTCGAATATCAATTCCTGAAAAAAGACGGAAAATACGTTTGGCTGCAGACGATTGCAAAACCGATTTACGACGATCAAGGAGAAGTGACCGCTCTTCTTACGACTTCCAGAGAATATCAAGGATTGAATACGATTCCGGATGAGACGGAAAAAAAACAGGCTCTCGACGACATCCGTCTTTCTGAGGAAAAATTCTTCAATGCGTTTTATTATTCGGGCGTCGGCATGGCTCTCGTTTCCCTGGAAGGAAAATGGCTCGAAGTAAATCCGAGTCTTTTGGAGATCATCGGTTATTCTCGCGAAGAGATTTTAAAACTCACGTTTCAAGACATCACACATCCCGATGATCTTATGGCCGATCTAAGTCTGCTTCAGGAAACGTTGGACGGAAAACGGGATACTTATCGAATGGAAAAGCGTTACTTTCATAAGAATGGAAGTACGATCTGGGTTTTATTGATTGTTTCGCTCGTACGGGATGTTCAAAAAAAACCGATGTTTTTTATCTCTCAGATTCAAGACATCACGGATCGTAAAAACATGCTTTCGGCATTGATTGAAAAAAACGAAACGCTACAGGCTTTGAGCAATCACCTAACGGAGAGAAATTCTCAGTTGGAGGAATTCAATCAAATCGTGTCGCACAATCTCAGGGCTCCGATCGGAAACATATTCACGTTATCCACAATGCTCCGCGAAAAAGACGGAACGGACAAGGACGAGCTTCTTGAATCCTTGGAAACAAGCGCCAAAGATCTGATGGTGACATTGAACGATATCGTAGAAGTGATCAAAATCCGGAAAAATCGGAACATCGATAAACAACTGGTTGCGTTCAAAGACGCTTTCGGTAAGGTGCAGAGTCTTTTATCCGCACAGATCAAAGAAATGGACGCCACGATCAGCGCAGATTTTTCGACCGCTCCCGAAATTCTTTATCCGCGAGTGTATTTGGAAAGTATTCTCTTGAATTTACTGAGTAATTCTTTGAAATATTCGGATCCGAGTCGAAAATCGGAAATTTCGTTCGTCTCATTTGTGGAGGAGAAAAAAGTCTTTTTAGTCGCTAGAGATAACGGATTGGGAATCGATCTTAAAAAGTATGGTCATCAAATCTTTAAGATGAATAAAACCTTTCATCGCGAAAAAGAGGGTCAAGGCATCGGGTTATTTATGACTAAGAATCAAATTGAGTCCCTCGGGGGCGAAATAACGGTTGAAAGTTCTCCGGGTAAAGGTACTACTTTCATCATCAATTTCAATAAGTATAATGATTTTGAACAACGGTAA
- a CDS encoding NAD-dependent epimerase/dehydratase family protein, whose product MKNLRGKTVCITGIGGFIGKRLAEIARERGILVRGIELDPVRADELRKQGFTVIVGSTSDSNALAAAVKGSDYVLHTAAIVREGGSLEEFRKVNVYSSVELAKIARKAGAKGMVHYSSVMVYGFTYPPFVTEQGPFRGEGNPYCITKIEGESALLKLNDPPKFGILFIRPGDVYGPGSGPWVVRPIQLMKKKLFSLPNGGKGRINLTYVDNLVEGTLLALEKQAWGEAFNITDGTTMTWREYFDRLAESAGLSKPLSAPAWFLKGLILLMGATYKLIDKEPPATKEGVNFILRENPVSIEKAKSLLGYRPKIETETALKKTSDWVRLYAKSL is encoded by the coding sequence ATGAAAAACCTCCGGGGAAAAACCGTCTGTATCACAGGGATCGGCGGTTTTATAGGAAAACGTCTCGCCGAAATCGCGCGCGAAAGAGGAATCCTAGTCAGAGGCATCGAACTCGATCCGGTCCGCGCGGACGAACTCCGTAAACAAGGTTTCACGGTAATCGTAGGAAGCACTTCCGATTCGAATGCGCTTGCCGCAGCGGTAAAAGGATCGGACTATGTTCTTCATACCGCGGCCATCGTACGCGAAGGCGGTTCTCTGGAAGAATTCAGAAAAGTGAATGTATATTCTTCCGTCGAACTTGCAAAAATCGCGAGAAAGGCCGGTGCCAAGGGAATGGTCCATTATTCTTCCGTAATGGTTTACGGATTCACCTACCCGCCCTTTGTAACCGAACAAGGTCCGTTTCGAGGAGAAGGAAATCCGTATTGTATCACCAAGATCGAAGGAGAATCCGCTTTACTGAAACTCAACGATCCTCCCAAGTTCGGGATTCTTTTTATTCGCCCCGGAGACGTTTACGGCCCCGGTTCCGGTCCTTGGGTAGTACGTCCGATCCAACTGATGAAGAAAAAACTCTTCTCTCTTCCGAACGGAGGCAAAGGAAGAATCAATCTGACTTACGTTGACAATCTTGTGGAAGGAACTCTTCTCGCCTTGGAAAAACAAGCTTGGGGAGAAGCCTTCAACATCACCGATGGAACTACGATGACCTGGCGCGAATACTTTGATCGACTTGCTGAATCCGCCGGTCTCTCCAAACCCTTGTCCGCGCCCGCTTGGTTTTTGAAAGGTTTGATTCTATTGATGGGCGCCACTTACAAGTTAATCGACAAAGAACCTCCCGCAACCAAAGAAGGAGTGAATTTTATTTTAAGAGAGAATCCGGTCTCGATCGAAAAAGCAAAATCGTTGTTAGGGTATCGACCTAAGATTGAAACAGAAACTGCATTGAAAAAAACGTCGGATTGGGTGAGGCTTTACGCCAAATCGCTGTAG
- a CDS encoding DUF2779 domain-containing protein: MNTYQRRADFDPFEHQYISPKQKSLLRDLSHSFYPKSKNVRYSEAETRRTLKSGIGVRSACLETEKFSMKAEYILPNEEIPGSFEIAVLKASSSFKKQHITEIAYQKFVAEESGFPISKCTLIFVNSKFLYQGEIRIDSFFVRKDVTAEVALKAKETKETAYTLHELLSNKNLPSRSMSNLCSHPRNCSYPEVCLAPKVPGDIFTLREGKEESGKLYDQGILHLKDIQETEHLTSRQKTQIQTMQSGIPYLNQKVFSEFFGKIRYPIYFLDFETINPPIPVYQNSYPFQHVPFLFSLHVIKDDLSKEPESYHYIEDGIVDPRKGILEKLKEWILPGGTIVCFNDKFEKRCLEESAAAFPEYKPWVKSILDDFTDLAKPFWEYDYYHPDQRGCTSLKTILPVITGQSYKNLGIQSGQTANSEFLRVKTEPMPASEKSEIERNLIEYCKLDTYAMVLILRKIKEWIETT; this comes from the coding sequence CTGAACACGTATCAGCGACGCGCGGATTTCGATCCTTTCGAACACCAATACATTTCACCGAAACAAAAATCGCTTTTGCGCGATCTTTCCCATTCCTTTTATCCTAAGTCGAAAAACGTCCGTTATTCGGAAGCGGAAACCAGAAGAACCTTAAAATCGGGGATTGGAGTCCGATCCGCGTGTTTGGAAACGGAAAAATTTTCCATGAAAGCGGAATACATTCTTCCTAACGAGGAAATCCCCGGTTCTTTCGAAATCGCCGTCCTCAAGGCTTCGAGCTCGTTCAAAAAACAACATATTACGGAAATCGCATATCAAAAATTCGTAGCGGAAGAATCGGGTTTCCCGATTTCCAAATGCACTTTGATCTTCGTAAATTCCAAATTTCTTTATCAGGGAGAAATTCGGATCGATTCTTTCTTCGTGCGTAAGGACGTTACAGCCGAAGTCGCGCTCAAAGCAAAAGAAACGAAAGAAACGGCCTATACTTTGCACGAACTTCTTTCCAATAAGAATCTGCCGTCCCGTTCGATGAGCAATCTTTGTTCCCACCCGAGAAACTGTTCGTATCCTGAGGTTTGTCTCGCACCGAAAGTTCCCGGAGATATTTTTACGCTTCGGGAAGGAAAAGAAGAATCCGGTAAACTTTACGATCAGGGAATTCTCCATTTAAAAGACATTCAAGAAACGGAACATTTGACTTCCCGTCAAAAAACGCAGATTCAAACGATGCAAAGCGGAATTCCGTATTTGAATCAAAAAGTTTTTTCCGAGTTTTTCGGAAAGATCCGTTACCCGATTTATTTTCTGGATTTCGAAACGATCAATCCTCCGATTCCAGTGTATCAAAACTCGTATCCGTTCCAGCACGTTCCGTTTTTATTCTCTCTTCACGTAATCAAAGACGATCTTTCAAAGGAACCGGAAAGTTATCATTACATCGAGGACGGAATCGTCGATCCTCGAAAAGGAATATTAGAAAAACTGAAAGAATGGATTTTACCGGGAGGAACGATCGTCTGCTTTAACGATAAGTTCGAAAAGAGATGTTTGGAAGAATCCGCCGCAGCTTTTCCGGAATACAAACCCTGGGTGAAATCCATCCTGGACGACTTCACGGATCTCGCAAAACCGTTCTGGGAATACGACTATTACCATCCCGATCAAAGGGGTTGCACTTCCTTGAAGACCATTCTTCCCGTGATCACCGGCCAGTCTTATAAGAATCTCGGGATTCAATCGGGGCAGACGGCAAATTCGGAATTCCTCCGCGTCAAAACCGAACCGATGCCCGCTTCCGAAAAATCGGAGATCGAAAGAAATCTTATCGAATACTGCAAACTCGACACGTATGCGATGGTTTTGATTCTTCGTAAGATCAAAGAATGGATCGAAACGACGTAA
- the coaD gene encoding pantetheine-phosphate adenylyltransferase — MKHLAIYPGSFDPLTNGHLDILQRSLGLFDKVIIAIAVNSNKSTLFSVEERLGFIREVTKGIKDLEIDTFQGLTVDYCTKVGAKSIIRGLRAVTDFDYEYAISLMNKKLAPDVETVFLMSSSEYSFISSTIVKEVARHGRDVSNQVPEIVSKALLKKLSQ, encoded by the coding sequence ATGAAACACTTAGCGATTTATCCGGGTTCCTTTGATCCGTTGACAAACGGACATTTGGATATTCTTCAGAGATCCTTGGGACTTTTCGACAAAGTGATCATTGCGATCGCCGTAAATTCGAATAAGTCCACGCTGTTCTCCGTCGAGGAAAGGCTCGGATTTATCCGCGAAGTCACCAAAGGTATCAAGGATCTTGAAATAGATACGTTTCAAGGTCTCACGGTCGATTACTGCACCAAAGTAGGGGCAAAGAGCATCATCCGCGGATTGAGAGCGGTAACCGACTTCGATTACGAATATGCAATTTCTTTAATGAACAAAAAATTAGCCCCGGATGTGGAAACCGTGTTTCTCATGTCCTCAAGCGAATATTCCTTCATTTCTTCCACGATCGTAAAGGAAGTGGCGAGACACGGAAGGGACGTGAGTAACCAAGTTCCCGAGATCGTCAGCAAAGCATTACTTAAAAAACTCTCTCAATAA